The Ipomoea triloba cultivar NCNSP0323 chromosome 13, ASM357664v1 genomic interval TAAGTAAGTCATCATAGTCTGAGTACAAGAGTTTGTGTGTAGGAAAATCAGAGAGCCCCCAACTTGCTAATGGACTCGCCTTTTATACTGAAGAATAATAATGGCTACAATAATGAACACCAACGGCCTCTTAATATGTGCAACGGCTCCCTCCGTAAATGTCCGGCTCTTCAATAATTATTGTGCGGCGCTCCTTCGTAATGGTTCTTTGATGAGGCGGATCCTAAGAACTGTTACCTCTTCTTAAGCGATGCCTGCTGCTTTAATGAATTGTTACCGGGTCGGATTTAGTACattgcccaattatcctgtcaataatttacaatacacacacacacacacacacacacacacacacacacatagaggGGATGGTTCATGTGTATGTGAAGGAACTCCTAGATGAAAAATGGGATGAAatttgagtcgttgatctagtctagatcaacgactcagaatgaaggaaaattaaaaatacaacgcGCTTCCTAGCAACTGGATGCGAATGATCTCCTTCCACCATTGTCaaactaatgcaccttaaggtTCAAATGTATGCATCTTAGGTTTcaaattgacgcaccttaaatatCGAACTGACGCGTAAGTGtcaactgatgcaccttaagtgtcaaCTGATGCACATTAAGTGTCAAATTGATGCACCTTACATGTTGAACTAACGAACCTTAAGTGTCAaattgacacaccttaagtatcAAACTTATGCACTTTAAGTGTCGAACTGACGCACTTTAAATGTcaaattgacgcaccttaagtgtagaaCTGGTGCACCTTAAATGTCAAACCGATGCACCTTAAAAGTGTCAACTGATGCACACCATCGTCCATGACCAGAAATCGCTGTATGGTCTTAAGCAAGCACCTCGAGCTTGGTTCATGCGATtgcatacttttttttattagtgttgGTTTTCGTTCGTCTCGGACTGATATATCCTTGTTTATTTATGCTTCTGGTGACTCATGTGCACATATGCTTgtgtatgtggatgatattttgtTGCTAGACAATAACTCTACTTTGGTTGATGAGTTGATGGGTCGATTATCCTCCGAGTTCAGGATCAGAGATCTTGGTAAACCAAggttctttcttggtattgaagCTGTGTTTGATAATGATGCTATGATCCTGTTTCAACGTCAGTATATGCTTGAGGTTCTACGGAAGGCAAGTATGCAGTATTGTAAACCATTGGCTACGCCTATGTTTGCTTCTGTGTCCTAATGCTATGGATAATACATCTCCGCTAGATGATCCTACTCCTTACAAACAGCTAGTTGGGTCCTTGGTGTACATGGTAGTTAAAAAATGATTAACTGAACTTTGCGGATTTGGTTGGTTACTTGAAAATTTATCGAAGTTTGCACACTCTAACGACCTCTCGGTGGAATTtactcaccaaaaaaaaaaaaaaacattttagagAAGAGAAATGACGGTTATGACCCTGATATATCATTTGAAACCTTCATCTTCTTGGATGAGTTCGCTAGGATTGCAGTAGGCAACAGCAATGGCTGCAATTGAGGGAGCATTCTCTATCGTCTCATCTTCCTACCCTTCTTCTACTTCTCCCAAATTCCAATGTTTTTCTAAACCTCTACCCCTCCTTAGGCTGCAAATTTCCCCCAATTACTCCACTCTTTCCCTTAAATCCCTCCCTTCCCTCGGCTCAAGAAAACTCAAAACCTCTCACATATTACGCTGCTCCGCTGTTGAAGAACAGGCAGTTGCTGCAGTAGAAGCAGAGCAAGAGAAAACGGTGAAAACCCCAAATCCCAAACTGAGAAGAAAGCTTTTTGTGCTCAACTTGCCTTGGTCTCTCGCTGTCTCCGATGTCAAGGAACTCTTTGGCCAGTGTGGAACTGTTGAGGATGTTGAGGTCTTCTCATCTTTCTCTATGTATATAaacttgtgtgtgtgtttagGTACAAATGCCATACAGTTGTTTGTGTTGCCAAGTTTGAAACTTTATCTATTATTCTTAGTAAATCTTTAACTAGGGTTTTAatgaattgttagtttattAAAACGAAAGAAGGGCAAAACAGAGGATTTGCATTTGTGACAATGGCTTCTGGGGAGGAGGCTGAGGCTGCAATTCAGAAATTCGACTCttatgtatgtttttttaatggttttggctatcatttattcatttttatgtttatgCTAATCTTCCATAGCCGTTGGAAATTGATATCTGTGAGTTGAAATAATTATGGTGTGTGATGGTGTTAACTTCAAATATCTTGTCCCGACACAAACAGAAAGACCAACACGGAATTAACAGAAACTAAAAAGGGCTTATAATCAAATATGGGCTTTAGAATGCTAGAGAATGAATATATTGTCATAGAATATAGAGAATATTGTATGTTAGAACATGAGGATAAGGCTTAAGTAGGCATGGAAACCAGTCTCCTAACCATGTTACAATGCAATTCTTTATAGTTAAATACTTAAATCATGTTAGGATAAGGACATAGCCTTATAATACAACAACTCGTGTCCACTTAACCCAATAGTACTTGGACGGCTCCACTTGATGCGATGCCCATAGGCTGGCCTTCCCTAGCCACCAGACTCATGATCTCAACCCATAATTACTCACCATTTCACTTCGGCCGGCCTTATGCTAGGCCaatttgttaggatcaaacgcttaccactatgccaaaaactataactagtagcgaaggcgcaactttatttccttataccgccacacattttcgagatgctgggtgttggacttggctcTTTTTTCCTTTACCGGCATCCACTCAACAATCCCCCAACCAccgggtgctagacttggcctttattGGCCTTTGCCCAACACCATCTCCAGATGGATCTGACCTCGTTAGTGTAaatgtttttattgttttacgGAGTAGTATATATCAATCTTGTGAACAGACATTTGGTTTTGGTTGAGCATGTGATTCCTTCACCAAATTGCCTGTGGCTGTTAGGGTAATAAACATTTGATTTGGTTTAATTGCTTGCTTTTATAGGAAGGTGTTCCTTTATTCTTATCAGGATATAACAAGACTCCCTTGCACTTTTAATAAGAAATGAAATGTgtgaattctttatttattttggtaataGAGGGATTAAATCTCAAGTGCCGACATAATTTATTTCAAACTAAATGGTGTATAAACAAGTGAATCTAACTAAACTGGGTGGCTTAATAGGGAAAGATGCAATCCATGCTTAAGAAACTACAAATTACGGAATACTTGTTAGTATAATTATTGAAGCTAGAAAGCTTTTGGCAATGAGACTTGGCCCAGTTTGGGTAAACAGCTTAATAGTTCTGTTGCGTGCCCGGAAGCCTGAGAACGCGTCACTGGGCGACAAACGGGACTTGAGGGATGAGCCGGGGGAATGGGGGTGGGTGTTGTTCTCCCTATGATTGCAATTAGAAGGAATAAAGCTAGGAACAAGGCAAAGAATTGAAGAGTTCTGGAGTTCTTCCTCTTCCAATTGTCATTAAACAATTTTCAGACTTCAAAACTGATGATTATTTTGCAACAATTCTGAACCAATAAATAATCTAAAGCTAATATAAATAGCAAATAGCTTAGCTTCTTCTTATTGCCCGCGTCTGTGGTAAGTTCTCCCTACGAATGCATCAGGTTTTGAATGTACACTCTTTGACCCATTGAAAACAACTTATAAGGGTTTTCCATTTTAGCtgcttttaaaagtttaaataagtTTATTTTGATAACCGCTGTGAAATAAGTTATAGAAATGAGCTCAAAACAGCATTTGAGAAAGCCATAAGCTCTTTTCATATGCCTATCCAAACATCATAAAAAATCATTGTTAGTACTTACAGCAGTTAGATAAACTGAAAATAAGCTCATCTACTATCCA includes:
- the LOC116003153 gene encoding 29 kDa ribonucleoprotein A, chloroplastic, with amino-acid sequence MAAIEGAFSIVSSSYPSSTSPKFQCFSKPLPLLRLQISPNYSTLSLKSLPSLGSRKLKTSHILRCSAVEEQAVAAVEAEQEKTVKTPNPKLRRKLFVLNLPWSLAVSDVKELFGQCGTVEDVEFIKTKEGQNRGFAFVTMASGEEAEAAIQKFDSYELSGRIIRVEYSRRFKKPIRSPPPPPPRDGRYKLYVSNLAWKTRSTHLRELFSANFNPISARVVFENASGRSAGYGFVAFGTKEEAEAAISSIDGKELLGRPIRLKMSEKNDDPEEEETAEEQPEES